From the genome of Longispora fulva:
CACGGGCAGCGCGCAGCCGGTGCCGGCGAACACCGAGGCGCACCAGGAGGGTGACGACCTGGAGCCGAGTAGGTCGCCGGCCCCGCCGTCGACCAGCCCCGGTGCCGCCGCGCCGGACGTCGTGGCCAAGACGTTCACGAGCGCGTGGCTGAAGCACACCGGGGTCACGGGCGACCAGTGGCGGGCCGGTATGCGGCCGTACGCGACCGCGAATCTGATGGAAAAGCTCAAAGACACAGATCCGATTCAGGTACCGGCCGAGCGGCTCACGGGCGAGCCGAGTCCGGGTGTCTACACAGGTGCGTCGTTCGTGGAGTTCCGCTTGGCCGTCGACTCTGGCACTCTGAGTCTGAGGCTGATCGCCGATCGCGGTCAGTGGCGGGTCGACACGATCGACTGGGAGCGGACACGGTGAAGCGCAGGCTGATCATCTCGGCCGTTCTGGCCGGAGTGCTCATCCTGCTCTGTTGTGCCGGCGGCACGGCCGCGGCCCTGCTCGGCGGCCTGAACGGCGACCCGAACGACCCCCGGCTCAATCTCGCCGCGTGCGGAGCCGGCACCACGATCAACCTGGACCGGCTGCCCACACTGTCCGAGTTGTCCCCGGCCGAGATGCGCAACGCCGCGATGATCGTGCAGGAGGGCCAGCGCCTGGCCATTCCGCCCCGCGCGTGGGTGATCGCGATGGGTACAGCGCTGCAGGAGTCCAACCTGCACAACCTGGCCAACAGCAACGTGCCCCGCTCTCTCGGCATCCCGCACGAGGGGGTCGGCCGGGACCACGACAGCGTCGGGCTGTTCCAGCAGCGCCCGCTCCCGCCGGACGGGGCCGGCGGGTGGGGCACCGTCGATGAGCTGATGACCCCGGCGACCAGCGCCCGGAAGTTCTACGAGAAGCTGCGCGGCATCCCTGGCTGGGAGAAGATGCGGCTCACCGAGGCGGCTCAGCGGGTGCAGGTCAGCGCGTTTCCGGAGGCGTACCAGAAATGGGAGCCCTTGGCGGCCGCCATCGTCGACAGCCTGACCGGCGGGGCGGCCCGGGCTCCCGGGGCGGCCGATCCGGCAGCGCTGGGCTGCGCGCCGGGCGGGGTGATCACCGCCGGCGGGTGGACGACGCCGGTGTCCGACCAGGTGGGCAGCAGGTTCGGCCCCCGGGACAGCAGCTTCCACTACGGGGTGGACCTCAGTTCGCCGTACCGGACGCCGATCCGGGCCGCCGCCGCCGGCATCGTGATGACGGCCGAGTGCAACGCGCACTCCGGCACTGGGCCGATGAGCTGCGATGTCGACGGTGGGATCTGGGTGTCCGGATGTGGGTGGTATGTCGAGATCAAACACGCGGACAACGTCGCCACCCGGTACTGCCACATGATCCAGCGGCCGCCCGTCCGGGTCGGGCAGTTGGTCAGCGCCGGCGAGGTGATCGGACTGTCCGGGAGTTCCGGGAACTCGTCCGGGCCGCATCTGCATTTCGAGGTGCATTTGGGCGGCGACATGTCGAACTCGGGTGCGGTGGATCCGGTGCCCTACATGGCGGCCAAGGGCGCACCGCTGAAGGACGTCAGGTGAGCTGACGGGCTGAGCAGACTCTCCAGCCGTCCTGATTCGCAGTTTCGAATGCCCAATTCTGAAAATTGTTCCAGCCTTCGCCGGTGAGGCTCAGCCTCGCTTCCACGACGGATTGGCTGGACAACTTCATCTCGTCCGCAGCAACCGAAATGTGCGTGTGGAAACGGGCCTCTTGGTCCTTGACGTTCGTCATCAACCGACGCAACGCCCCTAGATCCGCCTTCTTGCAACTGAACCGCGCCACCGTCGACTCATCCCGTGCCGTGAACATTGCATCCACCAACTGCGAAACCGCCAAGGTCGGCGTGCTTCGGTCGATTTTTGTCTGTTGGTCGTACACATTCAGCGCGATGCCCCCGGCAACCACCACCGCGACGATCACCGCCAGCCCCGCCACCAGCGCGATCACCTTCGCCCGCGGCCTCTTCCGACCTGCCCGCCCGACGACCTCCGGCTCATCCCCACCACCCGAAGGCACCCCCGCGACCGCCTCAGCCTGGGGCAGTCCCGCACCAGAAACCCCAGACTCACCAGACACCAGATCACCGGCCACGGCCGAAGCCCCAGACCCATCCGTGACCACGCCCCGACCGTCCGCCCCGCCACCCGACCCGTCCCGGGTCGAGCCCGGCCCGGCCTGCGCCGGCACCACCCCGGCCTGGGCCGGAGCAGCCATCGGCCACATCGGCTCGTCGTCCCGCCCGTCCCCAGTGGTCATGCCCGAAACTCTACGCGGCACCCGCCCCACCCGGCTCGAAGCAATGCCCCCGAACCGGAACTCGCAGTGCCCCGACCGCCCACCCCACGGCGGTGCTGTCCCCGCGCCCCCGACTGCGGTAGCGTTCGCGGGTGGGAATCGGCAGGCTGAGGTTCGGGGTCGAGCAGGCTGTCACTCTGCACAGGCAAGCGTCCGGCCTGGTCGCCGCCGTGCGCCGCGCCCTGGAGATGCCGACGGAGACCGGCTACTCCGCCGAGTCCACGGCCGAGCAGCGCGCGATCGTCGCGCACCTGACCCGCACCGCCGCAGAGCTGGCCCCAGGCTGGCTGAGCAGCCCACTGACGCCCGAAACCCCCGGAAGCACCGAAGCCCCCGGAGGCAACAGGGGCAACGGAATCGCGGGGAGCATCGGAGCCGCAGACCAGGCCACGCCGATCACACTCCCAGCCCTGGTCCGGATCGGCGAAGCCCGCCCCCTCCCCGACGCCGCCTTCCCCCTCCTGATCCCCACCCTCGGCAAGGGCCACCTCGTCATCGACGCCGACGCCCGCGACCCCCGGGTCACGGCCCTGATCCGCACGGTCCTCCTCCGGCTGCTGGCCACGATGCCGCCCCGCGAGCTGCGGGTCCTGATCGCCGACAGCGCGACCGTCGGCGCGGCGACCGCCCCGTTCCGCCCGTTGTTCGAGGCCGGCGCCCTGCCGGCTCCGGTCACCGACCGCGACGGTCTCAAGCATGTCCTGGACGAGGCCGAGCGGCAGGTGAAGGCGGGGCACAAGGAGCTGCCGTACCTTCTGGTGGTCGTGGCCGTGGCCCCCGAGCTGCTGGAGCCGGCCGACGCGGCCCGGATCGCGGCCCTCGCGCACGCCGGTCCCGCCGCGCGGCTGCACCTTCTGGTGACGGCGCACGCCGGGAAGCCGCTGCCGAACAGCACCCAGCTCACCCTGCGTAAGGATCATGCGCTTCTGGTCAGTCCGGGCGGGGAGACGTCCACGATTCCGGTGCATCTCGATCCGGCCCCGCCAACGAGTGTGATCACCGAGGTGGCGGAGCGGCTCGCGGTCGAGGCGGCGCTGGCCGGGCGGACCGAGCTGGCGAGCCTGTTGCCGGCCCAGCGCTGGGCGGAGTCGAGCCGGGCCGGGTTGAACGCGACGATCGGCCGGTCGGGCATGGCCGAGCAGACCCTGAGTTTCGACGACGCGACCCCGCACTGGCTGGTGGGCGGCCGCTCCGGTGCCGGTAAGACGGCGTTCCTGGTGAACGTGCTCTATGGCCTGGCGACCCGGTACGCGCCGGAGGAGCTGATCCTCTACCTGCTCGACTTCAAGGAAGGCGTGAGCTTCACGGAGTTCACGCCGACCGAGCGCGACCCGTCCTGGATCCCGCACGCGCGTGCCGTGGGCATCGAGTCCGACCGGGAGTACGGCGTCGCGGTCCTCAGGGAGCTCGACGCGGCGATGTCCCAGCGGGCGACGCTCCTGAAGCGGGCCGGTGTCACCAAGATCGGGGAGCTGCCGGAGACCATCGCCCGGGTGGTGTGCGTGATCGACGAGTTCCAGGTGCTGTTCGCCGGGAACGACAAGCTGGCCCGCGACGCCGTGGACCTGTTGGAGTCGCTCGCCAGGAAGGGCCGGTCGTACGGGATCCACCTCGTGCTCGCCAGCCAGACCGTGAGCGGGGTCGAGGCGCTGTACACGAAACGGGAGTCGATCTTCGGGCAGTTCGCCGCGCGCGTGGCCCTGCCTGGCGGGGCCGGGGTGCTCGATCCGCTGAACAACGCCGCGACGGCGCTCCGACTGGGCGAGGCGGTGGTGAACACGTCCGCTGGCGCGCCCGGCCACGACACGGTCGTGCGTTTCCCCAACCCGCACGCCGAGGTCGAGACCCTGGCCGAGCTGCGGCACACCCTCTGGCAGGCCCGCCCCGCCGGGTCGGAACCCCCGAGCGTCTTCGAGGGGTACGCGGAGCAGCACATCACCAACGACCCGGTCTTCGGCATCCCGGTGCACCGCCGGCGCGCGGAGGTGATCGTGGGCCGCAATGTGGACGTGTCGGGTTCGACGGCCTCGTTCCCGCTGGACGCGAGCCCTGGTCGGCACATCGCCGTCCTCGGGCCGAGCGAGGTCGGCGCGGACATCCTGCACGCCGCGGTGGCGGGGCTGGCCCGGCAGCACGGCCCCGGCGACGTGCGGTTCCTGCTGGTCCCGCTGGTCGCGGCGGCCGATCCGGTGTGCGACGACGTCGTGGTGGACCTCGACCGGCTCGGGCACAGCTACGAGATCCTCGACGGGTACCGGCTGCGGAACGTGCTCGCCGAGATCGCCGACCCGGCGACGGACGGCGCGCAGAAGCCCACCTACCTCGTGCTCTTCGGCGCGGACGCCGCCAGCGGCCTGCTCGAGCAGCGTGACCCGGAGCGCCGCCGCTCTGGCATCGACGACCTGCGCACGGTGCTGCGGACCGGCCCGGCGCGCGGCGTGCACGTGCTCGGCTGGTGGCGCGGGCTGCGCCGGTTCGGCGAGGACGTCGGCGGCTCGTCGGCCCGGGAGGACGTGGCCTGCCTGGTCACGCTGAACGTGCCGGGGGCGGAGGTGGCGATGATGTTGGGTCAGTCGCAGCTGGACTGGCAGTACCGGCCGAACCGGGCGCTGCTCATCGACCGGCACACCGACCGGATCGCCACGATCGTGCCCTACGTCCGCCCGGGGAGGTACGCATGACGTGGCGCGAGTACGCCACCCTCGCCGGCCAGCTGGAGGCGCACCGCGGGGTGCAGGCCGCCAGGGCCGTCGGCCACGTGAACGCGCGCACCGCGCTGGGCGCCGAACTGACCTCGCTGGAGGAGTTGCTCGCCGGCCAGCAGGAGCGCCTCTCCGAGCTGTACGACAGGTTCGATCTGTCCGAGCCGGTACTCTCCGCGCAGCAGCCCCCGCAGGTCACCGACCTGGCCGAGGCGCTCCGCCGGGCCCGGGACGCGGCCGAGCGGTCGTCGAGCCAGCTCACGGCGGTGGAGTCGGCGGCGCGGCGTTCGCCGTACCTGCCGCACTGGTCGACGAACCTGCGCAACGCGCTGGTCTACGGCAGCACCTCGGCGGTCGCGTTCTTCGTCAACGTCGCGGCATTCCTGGCCACCTCGGGCGTGGGCCGGCTGCTCGTGACGGTGCTGTTCATCGCCCTGCCGTTCCTCGCGTACGGCGTCGGCAGTTCCCTGATCGGCGTCCTCTTCAAGCCGGTGCTGGGCGCGAAGCCCCCGAAGACCCGTCCACTGGGGCTGGCGATCTGCCTGGCCCCGATCCTGCCGCTGTGTGCCCTGTGGGGCATCTCGTGGACCGTAGGAGGCTGACCGCGCCATGGCCAACATCGAACAGATCAAAGTGATCATCACTGCGGCGACCCGGGACACCGAGGACATCGTCACCGAGGTGCACGGGTTGTGCGACCGCCTCGACGAGGCGATGGTCCGGTTGCGCACGGCGGCCTCCGGCAGCTCGCACCCGAAGGCCGACGAGGCGATCCGCTTCCTCCAGCAGGCCCGCGACCGCCTCGACGAGGCCGGCACCCTGGCCAGGGGTGCGGTCGACGCGGCCGGGGTTTACCGCGCGCTGATCTAGCACACACGGCTGTGTGCCGGCATGTGTGCCTACATGTTCGACACTCCCTTTCGACAGCGACCCCCGTCGAAAGGTTGTTCCCATGAGTATCGTGCGCAAGTCCTTTGCCGTCGCCGCGATCGTCGCCGCCCTCCTGGTGGGCGGGGCGGCGGCGGTCGCCGCCGGCCAGCACTCCTCGGTCACGGCCCAGCAGGAGTGCGGCAACCAGCCGCAGTACCCCTACACCTGCAAGGTCGTCTGACCCCACTCCAGCTCGCCGGACCCTGTGAGAGGACCCATCAGATGAGTACCAGCATCATGTCGTTCGTTCGTGTCGGCCTCGCCGCGGTGGCGGTCGTCGCGGCCCTCGCCATCGGTGGGGCGGCGGCGGCCAGCCACCACACCACGGTCACGGCCGAGGGCCAGTGCCAGCACGCCTTCCCGACCTGCAAGCCCAACTAGGCACCACGCGTCGAGCACCCGGTCACACCGTGGCCGGGTGCCTACCTGTGCAGGTTGAGGAGGCTCATCGCCTCGCTGCGGGAACGCGCGTCGGTCTTGAACCGCCCGCGCACCGCCGACGTGACGGTCCGCGACCCGGGCTTGCGGATCCCGCGCATCGCCATGCACAGGTGCTCGCACTCCACGACCACGATCACGCCGCGCGGCTCGAGCTGACGCTCCAGGGTGTCGGCGATCTGCGCGGTCAGCCGCTCCTGCACCTGTGGCCGGCGCGCGTACGCCTCCACCAGGCGGGCCAGCTTGGACAGGCCGGTGATCCGGCCGTGCATTCCCGGGATGTACCCGACGTGCGCCACCCCGTGGAACGGCAGTAGGTGGTGCTCGCACATCGAGGCCACCTCGATGTCGCGGACCAGCACCATCTCGTCGTGGTTGGCGTCGAACGCCGTGGTGAGGGTCTGGGCCGGGTCGACCCGCAGCCCGGCGAACATCTCCGCGTACGCGTGCGCGACCCGGGACGGGGTCTTGCGCAGGCCGTCGCGGTCCGGGTCCTCCCCGATGGCGATCAGGATCTCGCGCACCGCTGCGGCGATCCGCGCGACGTCGACGACGTCACCGACCGGGCGGCCGGCGATCCCGCCGTCGACGAGCCGGGCGGCGAGGTAGTCCAGCTTGTCGATGTCGACGAGATCCGGTTCCGTCGAACTACCGGAGACGACCGCGCCGACCGCGGCGTCTCCCGCCGGAGCGGTGTCCGGGGCGGAGAAGCCGACTGCCGGCCCCGTGCCCTCGGCGGATGCCGAGGGCTGCGAGCCGGCAGTCGACCTGGACGCCTGGTCCCCGCTCAGCGGGACTCCTCGACCGCCGTGGGGGCGATCACGATGGCCGGCTCGGCCACGGGCTCGTCCTTGGACGGGACGGACACCGGGGGCTTGTCGGACGGGGTGCGCTTGCCGAAGCCGTTGAACGGGGCCATCGGCGGGCGCTTGACGACCCGGGCACAGATCCGGGCCATGTCCTGGGTGGTGAGGGTTTCCTTCTCCATCAGCTCCAGGACCATGTTGTCGAGCACGTCCCGGTACTCGGCGAGGATCTCCCACGCCTCGTCGTGGGCGAGCTCGATCAGGCCCCGGATCTCCGCGTCGATGTCGGCGGCGACCGAGTCGGAGTAGTCCCGGGTGTGGCCCATCGTGCGGCCGAGGAACGGCTCGTCGCCGGAGGTGCCGTACTTGACGGCGCCCAGCTTCGAGCTCATCCCGAACTCGGTGACCATCGACCGCGCGAGCGCGGTGGCCTTCTCGATGTCGTTGCCGGCCCCGGTGGTGGGCTCGTGGTAGACGAGCTCCTCGGCGGCGCGGCCACCCAGCGCGTACGCCAGGGTGTCGATCATCTCGGACCGGGTCTGGGTGTACTTGTCCTCGACCGGCAGGATCAGCGTGTGGCCCAGCGAGCGGCCACGCGGCAGGATCGTCAGCTTGTGCACCGGAGCTGTGTTCGGCAGGGCCCAGGCGACCAGGGCGTGTCCACCCTCGTGGTACGCCGTGACCAGCTTCTCCTTGTCGCTCATCACCCGGCCGCGGCGCTCGGGGCCGGCGACCACGCGGTCGATCGACTCCTCGAGCTCGGCGTCGCTGATCGCCTTCTTGCTCACCCGGGCGGTCAGCAGGGCCGCCTCGTTGATCACGTTGGCGAGGTCGGCACCGGTGAAGCCCGGCGTGCGCCGCGCGATGGTGTCGAGGTCCACGTCCGGCGTGAACGGCTTGCCCTTGGCGTGCACCCGCAGGATGGCGCGGCGGCCCTCCATGTCGGGGCGGTCCACGGCGATCTGCCGGTCGAACCGGCCGGGACGCAGCAGGGCCGGGTCGAGGATGTCGGGCCGGTTGGTGGCGGCGATCAGGATCACGCCGCCCTTGGCGTCGAAGCCGTCCATCTCGACGAGGAGTTGGTTGAGCGTCTGCTCCCGCTCGTCGTGCCCGCCGCCGAGGCCAGCGCCACGGTGCCGGCCCACGGCGTCGATCTCGTCGACGAAGACGATCGCTGGGGCGTTCTGCTTGGCCTGCTCGAACAGGTCACGGACCCGGGAGGCGCCGACACCGACGAACATCTCCACGAAGTCCGAACCGGAGATCGTGTAGAACGGCACGGACGCCTCGCCGGCCACGGCACGGGCCAGCAGGGTCTTGCCGGTTCCGGGCGGCCCGTACAACAGGACGCCCTTCGGGATCTTGGCGCCGAGAGCCTGGTACTTCGCAGGGTTCTGCAGGAAGTCCTTGATCTCGTGCAGCTCCTCGACGGCCTCGTCGGCCCCGGCCACGTCCGCGAAGGTGGTCTTCGGCGTGTCCTTGGAGATCAACTTGGCCTTGGACTTGCCGAAGTTCAGGACCCGCGAACCGCCGCCCTGCATCTGGCTCATGAAGAACAGGAGCAGCAGCACGACGAGCGCCAGGGGGAGCAGGCTGAGCAGGATGCTGCCGAGCGTGCTGTCCTGGGCGACATCCGTGTTGAACTGCTCGATCTTCTTCTCGGCGGCCAGCGCGTTGAGCCGGTCGTAGAGGTCCTTCGAGACGTTTCC
Proteins encoded in this window:
- the ftsH gene encoding ATP-dependent zinc metalloprotease FtsH, producing the protein MDRTRIFKRTWFWVILVVLGAILLTGIFSSSGDYKKIKSSEASALLADGTNIKKVLIQDKEQTLQFELKTPTSFDKVDKTTKVQSQYPAGGNVSKDLYDRLNALAAEKKIEQFNTDVAQDSTLGSILLSLLPLALVVLLLLFFMSQMQGGGSRVLNFGKSKAKLISKDTPKTTFADVAGADEAVEELHEIKDFLQNPAKYQALGAKIPKGVLLYGPPGTGKTLLARAVAGEASVPFYTISGSDFVEMFVGVGASRVRDLFEQAKQNAPAIVFVDEIDAVGRHRGAGLGGGHDEREQTLNQLLVEMDGFDAKGGVILIAATNRPDILDPALLRPGRFDRQIAVDRPDMEGRRAILRVHAKGKPFTPDVDLDTIARRTPGFTGADLANVINEAALLTARVSKKAISDAELEESIDRVVAGPERRGRVMSDKEKLVTAYHEGGHALVAWALPNTAPVHKLTILPRGRSLGHTLILPVEDKYTQTRSEMIDTLAYALGGRAAEELVYHEPTTGAGNDIEKATALARSMVTEFGMSSKLGAVKYGTSGDEPFLGRTMGHTRDYSDSVAADIDAEIRGLIELAHDEAWEILAEYRDVLDNMVLELMEKETLTTQDMARICARVVKRPPMAPFNGFGKRTPSDKPPVSVPSKDEPVAEPAIVIAPTAVEESR
- a CDS encoding M23 family metallopeptidase, which encodes MKRRLIISAVLAGVLILLCCAGGTAAALLGGLNGDPNDPRLNLAACGAGTTINLDRLPTLSELSPAEMRNAAMIVQEGQRLAIPPRAWVIAMGTALQESNLHNLANSNVPRSLGIPHEGVGRDHDSVGLFQQRPLPPDGAGGWGTVDELMTPATSARKFYEKLRGIPGWEKMRLTEAAQRVQVSAFPEAYQKWEPLAAAIVDSLTGGAARAPGAADPAALGCAPGGVITAGGWTTPVSDQVGSRFGPRDSSFHYGVDLSSPYRTPIRAAAAGIVMTAECNAHSGTGPMSCDVDGGIWVSGCGWYVEIKHADNVATRYCHMIQRPPVRVGQLVSAGEVIGLSGSSGNSSGPHLHFEVHLGGDMSNSGAVDPVPYMAAKGAPLKDVR
- the folE gene encoding GTP cyclohydrolase I FolE; this encodes MDYLAARLVDGGIAGRPVGDVVDVARIAAAVREILIAIGEDPDRDGLRKTPSRVAHAYAEMFAGLRVDPAQTLTTAFDANHDEMVLVRDIEVASMCEHHLLPFHGVAHVGYIPGMHGRITGLSKLARLVEAYARRPQVQERLTAQIADTLERQLEPRGVIVVVECEHLCMAMRGIRKPGSRTVTSAVRGRFKTDARSRSEAMSLLNLHR
- a CDS encoding FtsK/SpoIIIE domain-containing protein, translating into MGIGRLRFGVEQAVTLHRQASGLVAAVRRALEMPTETGYSAESTAEQRAIVAHLTRTAAELAPGWLSSPLTPETPGSTEAPGGNRGNGIAGSIGAADQATPITLPALVRIGEARPLPDAAFPLLIPTLGKGHLVIDADARDPRVTALIRTVLLRLLATMPPRELRVLIADSATVGAATAPFRPLFEAGALPAPVTDRDGLKHVLDEAERQVKAGHKELPYLLVVVAVAPELLEPADAARIAALAHAGPAARLHLLVTAHAGKPLPNSTQLTLRKDHALLVSPGGETSTIPVHLDPAPPTSVITEVAERLAVEAALAGRTELASLLPAQRWAESSRAGLNATIGRSGMAEQTLSFDDATPHWLVGGRSGAGKTAFLVNVLYGLATRYAPEELILYLLDFKEGVSFTEFTPTERDPSWIPHARAVGIESDREYGVAVLRELDAAMSQRATLLKRAGVTKIGELPETIARVVCVIDEFQVLFAGNDKLARDAVDLLESLARKGRSYGIHLVLASQTVSGVEALYTKRESIFGQFAARVALPGGAGVLDPLNNAATALRLGEAVVNTSAGAPGHDTVVRFPNPHAEVETLAELRHTLWQARPAGSEPPSVFEGYAEQHITNDPVFGIPVHRRRAEVIVGRNVDVSGSTASFPLDASPGRHIAVLGPSEVGADILHAAVAGLARQHGPGDVRFLLVPLVAAADPVCDDVVVDLDRLGHSYEILDGYRLRNVLAEIADPATDGAQKPTYLVLFGADAASGLLEQRDPERRRSGIDDLRTVLRTGPARGVHVLGWWRGLRRFGEDVGGSSAREDVACLVTLNVPGAEVAMMLGQSQLDWQYRPNRALLIDRHTDRIATIVPYVRPGRYA